One window from the genome of Corynebacterium sp. SCR221107 encodes:
- a CDS encoding 30S ribosomal protein bS22, with translation MGSVIKKRRKRMSKKKHRKLLRRTRVQRRKLGK, from the coding sequence ATGGGTTCTGTCATCAAGAAGCGCCGTAAGCGCATGTCCAAGAAGAAGCACCGCAAGCTTCTGCGTCGCACCCGCGTGCAGCGTCGTAAGCTCGGCAAGTAA
- a CDS encoding HAD-IB family hydrolase, whose translation MSVTQPDPYWHHTPQEFLASWSSTRGNLRRFLEELALPPIDDETQREAGEAAAAAAVAELFDLELSDYTKGLDSVTGSIESAGGLHVTTPDPTIPQDEGVAAFFDVDNTLIQGSSLIVFAVGLAKKRYFSLSQILPVIWKQIKFRVTGSENASDVAEGRQQALEFIKGRSVDELIALCEEIVDNNMSEKLWPGTKQLADTHIAAGHQVWLVSATPVQLAQILAQRLGFTGALGTVAEVKDGKFTGRLVGDILHGPGKKHAVAALATIERLDLSRCTAYSDSINDVPMLSMVGNAVAINPDVPLRKEAKARGWEIRDYRSIRKAVRTFGLPALATAAFSFGGWKLYKK comes from the coding sequence GTGAGCGTCACGCAGCCCGACCCATACTGGCACCACACCCCGCAGGAGTTTTTAGCCAGTTGGTCGAGCACGCGCGGGAATCTGCGCCGATTCCTCGAGGAACTGGCCCTGCCGCCCATCGACGATGAGACCCAGCGCGAGGCGGGTGAGGCCGCCGCAGCAGCCGCCGTCGCCGAGCTTTTCGACCTCGAACTCTCCGACTACACGAAGGGACTCGATTCGGTCACCGGGTCCATCGAATCCGCCGGCGGACTCCATGTGACAACACCTGATCCCACCATTCCTCAGGATGAGGGCGTGGCCGCATTCTTTGACGTGGATAACACCCTCATCCAGGGCTCCTCCCTTATCGTGTTCGCCGTTGGGCTTGCTAAGAAGCGCTACTTCTCACTGTCGCAGATCCTCCCGGTGATCTGGAAGCAAATCAAGTTCCGCGTCACCGGCTCCGAGAACGCCAGCGATGTTGCCGAAGGCCGCCAGCAGGCCCTCGAGTTCATCAAGGGACGCAGCGTCGACGAGCTTATCGCCCTGTGTGAGGAGATCGTCGACAACAACATGAGCGAAAAGCTCTGGCCCGGCACCAAGCAATTGGCCGATACCCACATCGCCGCCGGCCACCAGGTATGGCTCGTCAGCGCTACCCCGGTCCAGCTGGCACAGATTTTGGCGCAACGGCTGGGATTCACCGGCGCGCTCGGTACCGTCGCCGAGGTCAAGGACGGCAAGTTCACCGGCCGCCTCGTCGGCGATATCCTGCACGGACCCGGAAAAAAGCACGCCGTCGCCGCACTGGCCACCATCGAGCGCCTCGACCTGTCCCGCTGCACCGCGTACTCAGATTCCATCAATGACGTGCCCATGCTGTCGATGGTGGGCAATGCCGTTGCCATCAACCCCGATGTCCCGCTGCGCAAGGAGGCCAAAGCCCGCGGCTGGGAGATCCGCGACTATCGATCCATCCGCAAGGCGGTGCGCACCTTCGGGCTTCCCGCATTGGCCACCGCCGCTTTTAGTTTCGGCGGCTGGAAGCTGTACAAGAAGTAG
- a CDS encoding glutaredoxin family protein → MVDDHIGAGAPTAAGHLVELMVRKTCGSCKRVAAQIEPIVAAAGARLVLHDVDKTPALAAEFGDRVPVVVVDGEEFACWEVDDEELAAELALPVTTP, encoded by the coding sequence ATGGTGGATGACCACATCGGTGCCGGTGCGCCAACCGCCGCGGGCCACCTAGTGGAGTTGATGGTGCGGAAGACGTGTGGTTCCTGCAAGCGGGTTGCGGCCCAGATCGAACCGATCGTTGCGGCCGCAGGCGCGCGCCTTGTGCTTCACGACGTCGACAAGACTCCCGCGCTTGCGGCCGAATTCGGCGACCGGGTTCCCGTTGTCGTGGTCGATGGCGAGGAGTTCGCCTGCTGGGAAGTAGACGATGAGGAATTGGCCGCGGAGCTGGCACTGCCGGTAACTACCCCCTAA
- a CDS encoding helix-turn-helix domain-containing protein: protein MAKEDNGTFLTVAEVAEIMRVSKMTVYRLVHSGELPAVRVGRSFRVHEKAVNDYLDSSYYEVG from the coding sequence ATGGCAAAAGAAGATAATGGAACCTTCTTGACGGTCGCCGAGGTCGCAGAGATCATGCGGGTCTCCAAGATGACCGTTTACCGCTTGGTCCACTCCGGTGAGCTTCCGGCGGTTCGCGTTGGGCGCAGTTTCCGCGTTCACGAGAAGGCAGTCAACGATTACTTGGACTCCTCTTATTACGAGGTTGGCTAA
- the hemE gene encoding uroporphyrinogen decarboxylase, with the protein MEPMTVKRRSLSNAPLIDAAQGRTPSRRPVWFMRQAGRSLPEYREVRAGIGMLDSCFMPELLAEITLQPVRRHDVDAAILFSDIVVPLKAAGVGVEIVAGRGPVMDHAITSRADVDALPILEDEVTEVSDGIGTILEELSDTQALIGFAGAPFTLASYLVEGGPSKNHEKTKAMMHADPDTWHALMRRLTPTVIRFLRTQIDAGIDALQLFDSWAGFLTERDYREHVLPYSTEILQAIGDAGIPRIHFGVGTGELLGAMSEAGSEVMGVDWRVPLDKAASRIAAASGPKVLQGNLDPAMLFAGDDVVAKEVARICGEADAAIGAGNARGHIFNLGHGVLPHTQPEAITRAAEIIHQH; encoded by the coding sequence ATGGAACCCATGACTGTCAAGCGCCGAAGCCTTAGCAATGCCCCTCTCATCGACGCTGCGCAAGGGCGTACTCCCAGCCGCCGACCGGTGTGGTTCATGCGCCAAGCAGGGCGTTCGCTGCCCGAATATCGGGAAGTACGCGCGGGGATCGGCATGCTCGACTCCTGCTTCATGCCCGAGCTGCTCGCGGAAATCACCCTCCAGCCGGTGCGCCGCCACGATGTGGATGCCGCCATCTTGTTCTCCGACATTGTGGTTCCGCTCAAGGCTGCGGGGGTAGGGGTAGAGATCGTCGCCGGGCGCGGCCCGGTCATGGATCACGCCATTACCTCCCGTGCGGATGTCGACGCACTGCCCATCCTCGAAGACGAGGTCACGGAAGTTTCCGACGGCATTGGCACCATCCTCGAGGAGCTCAGCGATACGCAGGCACTCATTGGCTTCGCCGGGGCACCGTTTACCCTAGCCAGCTACCTGGTGGAGGGTGGTCCCTCCAAGAATCATGAAAAGACCAAGGCCATGATGCATGCTGACCCAGACACCTGGCATGCGCTCATGCGCAGGCTTACCCCGACCGTGATCCGGTTCCTGCGCACACAGATCGACGCAGGAATCGACGCCTTGCAGCTATTCGACTCGTGGGCTGGCTTCCTCACCGAGCGCGACTACCGCGAGCACGTGTTGCCGTACTCCACCGAGATCCTGCAGGCGATCGGCGACGCGGGTATCCCTCGCATTCACTTCGGCGTGGGCACCGGGGAGCTACTCGGTGCCATGAGCGAGGCGGGAAGTGAGGTCATGGGCGTGGACTGGCGCGTGCCACTGGATAAGGCCGCCTCCCGCATCGCGGCAGCAAGTGGACCGAAGGTGCTTCAGGGCAACCTGGATCCGGCCATGCTCTTTGCCGGTGACGACGTTGTGGCCAAGGAGGTCGCGCGCATCTGCGGCGAGGCCGATGCCGCCATCGGCGCAGGCAATGCCCGCGGCCACATCTTCAACCTCGGGCACGGCGTGCTCCCGCACACCCAGCCGGAAGCTATCACCCGCGCGGCGGAGATTATTCACCAGCACTAG
- a CDS encoding Ppx/GppA phosphatase family protein — MRLGVLDVGSNTVHLVAVDAKRGGRPTPMSDWKTTLKLVEFLDRDGAIEDKGIAKLTESVAEARDLATQLGCDELKPFATSAVRSATNGLEVLDHVEKETGVRLEILSGVDEARLTFLAVRRWYGWSAGRITNLDIGGGSLELSTGMDEEPDVAYSLDLGAGRLTHNWFDTDPPERKKINLLRDYIDAELAEPARGIRAHGPARLAVGTSKTFRSLARLTGAAPSSEGPFVTRTLTAPGLRQLIAFISRMTASDRAELEGVSQNRSHQIVAGALVAEASMRALGIEQLQICPWALREGVILRRLEQGVDDPLGAVGEKESE; from the coding sequence GTGCGATTAGGTGTATTAGACGTGGGAAGTAACACGGTCCATCTGGTGGCGGTGGACGCCAAGCGTGGCGGACGCCCCACCCCGATGAGTGACTGGAAGACGACCCTCAAGTTGGTTGAGTTTCTCGATAGAGATGGCGCTATCGAGGATAAGGGCATTGCCAAGCTCACCGAGTCCGTTGCTGAGGCCCGTGATTTGGCCACCCAGCTCGGCTGCGATGAGCTCAAGCCCTTTGCCACCTCGGCCGTGCGTTCGGCAACGAACGGGCTCGAGGTCCTCGACCACGTGGAAAAGGAGACCGGCGTCCGGCTGGAGATCCTCTCCGGCGTGGACGAGGCACGTCTTACCTTCCTCGCTGTGCGTCGTTGGTACGGCTGGTCGGCCGGGCGCATCACCAACTTGGACATCGGCGGAGGCTCGCTGGAGCTTTCCACCGGCATGGATGAGGAGCCAGATGTGGCCTATTCCCTAGACCTGGGTGCTGGCCGCCTGACCCATAACTGGTTCGATACCGATCCCCCGGAGCGCAAGAAAATCAACCTCCTGCGCGACTACATCGACGCCGAGCTTGCGGAGCCTGCCCGCGGAATCCGCGCGCACGGCCCAGCCCGCCTGGCGGTGGGCACCTCGAAGACGTTCAGGTCGCTGGCGCGCCTTACCGGTGCCGCCCCAAGCTCGGAGGGGCCGTTTGTGACCCGCACCCTGACCGCGCCGGGTTTGCGTCAGCTCATCGCGTTCATTTCGCGCATGACGGCCTCGGACCGTGCGGAGTTGGAGGGCGTGTCTCAAAACCGTTCCCACCAGATTGTTGCCGGTGCGCTCGTTGCTGAGGCCTCGATGCGTGCGCTTGGTATTGAGCAACTACAGATTTGCCCATGGGCTCTGCGCGAGGGCGTCATCTTGCGTCGGCTTGAGCAGGGCGTCGACGATCCGCTCGGCGCTGTCGGCGAGAAGGAGAGTGAGTAA
- the hemB gene encoding porphobilinogen synthase → MRRPRRLRTSPAMRKLVSETTLSPKDFILPMFIAEGIDTPREIPSMPGVFNHTMDSLIRAVHEAVDLGIVCIDLFGVPLDSKKDPTGSQACDPEGILNKGLAALRAEFGDEVMIMADTCLDEFTDHGHCGVLSTDPFGTTIVDNDATLPLYQKMAVAQARAGAHIVSPSGMMDGQIAAIREALDETGFQDVAIMAYSAKYASAFYGPFRDAVGSSLQGDRRTYQQDPANFRESLLEVELDIEEGADFVMVKPAMPYLDVLAEVAATSPVPVAAYQVSGEYAMLHAAGANGWLDLDTVMMESLTSIKRAGADQILTYFAVEAARKLRGA, encoded by the coding sequence ATGCGCAGGCCGCGCAGGCTGCGCACCTCACCGGCTATGCGCAAGCTCGTCTCGGAGACCACGCTGTCCCCGAAGGACTTTATCCTGCCCATGTTTATTGCCGAAGGCATCGACACCCCGCGCGAGATCCCTTCCATGCCGGGGGTGTTCAATCACACCATGGACTCCCTGATCAGGGCAGTACACGAGGCAGTGGATCTGGGAATTGTGTGCATCGACCTCTTCGGGGTGCCGCTGGATAGCAAGAAAGACCCCACCGGCTCCCAGGCCTGTGACCCCGAGGGCATCCTCAACAAGGGACTTGCGGCCTTGCGTGCGGAGTTCGGCGACGAGGTCATGATCATGGCAGATACTTGCCTCGATGAGTTCACCGATCACGGGCACTGTGGAGTGTTGAGCACCGATCCCTTCGGCACGACCATCGTCGACAACGACGCCACCTTGCCGCTGTACCAGAAGATGGCGGTGGCTCAGGCTCGGGCAGGCGCCCACATCGTCAGCCCCTCGGGCATGATGGACGGTCAGATCGCCGCCATCCGTGAAGCGCTCGACGAGACCGGATTTCAGGACGTGGCCATTATGGCCTACTCCGCGAAGTACGCCTCCGCATTCTATGGTCCATTCCGTGACGCCGTCGGCTCCTCCCTCCAAGGCGATCGCCGCACCTACCAGCAAGACCCTGCGAACTTCCGCGAGTCCCTGCTCGAGGTCGAGCTCGATATCGAGGAAGGCGCAGACTTCGTCATGGTCAAGCCGGCAATGCCGTACCTGGATGTGCTGGCCGAGGTCGCCGCCACCAGCCCAGTGCCGGTGGCCGCCTACCAGGTCTCCGGCGAGTATGCGATGCTGCATGCCGCTGGCGCCAACGGCTGGCTGGATCTCGATACGGTTATGATGGAATCTCTCACGTCCATCAAACGTGCCGGTGCGGATCAGATCCTTACCTATTTTGCGGTCGAGGCCGCAAGGAAGCTACGCGGCGCCTAG
- the proC gene encoding pyrroline-5-carboxylate reductase, with translation MSSIAVIGGGKIGEALVSGLIANGVDPKDINVTNRNSERGHYLKETYGVVPFTDNVSAVDEVSVVFVCVKPKDVVKVVGEIAEAIDNNTATTVVSMAAGISNAVIEEVLTAGAPVVRVMPNTPMLVGKGMSVVAPGRFVGEEQLKEVVELLEAVGAVRVLTESDMDAVTALSGSSPAYIFLIAETMIDAGVHLGLPRDVAKDLAINSIYGAGAMMQETGEEPSQLRANVSSPAGTTIAAIRELEESGLRGAFYRATKACADRSAELGK, from the coding sequence ATGAGTTCAATTGCAGTCATCGGCGGTGGCAAGATCGGCGAGGCCCTCGTGTCGGGCCTCATTGCCAACGGGGTCGACCCCAAAGACATCAACGTCACCAACCGCAACAGCGAGCGCGGGCATTATCTTAAAGAGACCTACGGTGTTGTCCCGTTTACTGACAACGTCTCCGCTGTCGACGAAGTCAGCGTGGTGTTTGTCTGCGTCAAGCCCAAGGACGTAGTCAAGGTCGTAGGGGAGATAGCCGAGGCGATTGACAACAACACCGCAACCACGGTGGTTTCTATGGCGGCCGGTATTTCCAATGCCGTCATCGAAGAGGTGCTGACCGCCGGTGCACCTGTGGTCCGGGTTATGCCGAACACTCCGATGCTCGTAGGCAAGGGCATGTCCGTTGTCGCCCCTGGGCGTTTCGTGGGGGAAGAACAGCTCAAGGAAGTCGTCGAGCTGCTGGAGGCCGTCGGCGCCGTCCGCGTGCTTACTGAGTCGGATATGGACGCTGTCACCGCTTTGTCTGGTTCCTCCCCGGCCTACATCTTCCTCATCGCCGAGACCATGATCGACGCGGGTGTTCACCTTGGGCTTCCCCGCGATGTGGCCAAAGACCTCGCCATCAACTCCATTTATGGTGCCGGCGCGATGATGCAAGAAACCGGCGAGGAGCCCTCGCAGCTGCGCGCCAATGTGTCCTCGCCCGCGGGGACCACGATCGCGGCCATCCGTGAACTTGAGGAGTCGGGGTTGCGCGGCGCGTTTTACCGTGCGACCAAGGCGTGTGCCGATCGTTCGGCTGAACTAGGCAAGTAA
- a CDS encoding heavy metal translocating P-type ATPase — MAWVTAGRAVDPTIIVDRFQDFGIHASLTDSSLRRRLAWSDVEERRYGRSVRRHHRRTRAIGMSGRLRRQIEEEERANELARQSGFMDRGKVVRTTPTAPAEVLFTARALLTKERFIVALLFSLPVLLVSYFPQLQFDYWQWTLIFLSAPVVFYSAWPFHRAMLGGVRRHTSALDAASSVAVLLAWAWSVAMIVFTDVGDPTHRSNPQWVSLDPTRFEDGALFFDVACGMTVLLVGGRLFSLKTRASYLEQLSRYKLDPGTLVTVVRKNRKTGEVKQVDIPIQKLNVGDDILVEPGEIIPVDGTVIGGSSVIDATALGISPYTAKVHSKVYAGCINETKRLKIRVHNTGHRTWLAAIYRWVRAAARHQNESDGLAIKTASFLVPTSLIIAAADFAMWALITNNLNQAFATALAVLGCVAPVALAVSASLATRLGIENAARRGVLINEAEDVHALDQIEAVIFNRVGTLSAGEMVVETVTADRGEDPDLVIRVAGAVAMESDHPVSRALVRAARESRDKAADKSIPSWIEASHFRFDEDGNFHAMIELPITNPSGETEKRTVEALLWRPRNLSQLDGRLAAAAVSGGTPIVVRWKGKDRGVITLYDHAKDDANEAVDELESMGIETMMLSRDTYPVARRYGDYVGVSHVLAGIQPGDKPQAVRSVRSHGVNIAMVGDTSVNACFRVANLGILIGAMDTIDNPSALDHPQSDIVLLEGNVAPIPWLFKFGRKLTRLIRYNMAFAWAYNVVAIIAACAGVLHPMIATVAMLGSSLVIEFRSKIASNY, encoded by the coding sequence ATGGCCTGGGTCACCGCCGGTCGCGCGGTGGATCCGACCATCATCGTCGACCGGTTCCAGGACTTCGGAATCCATGCCAGCCTCACCGACTCCTCCCTGCGCCGCCGCCTGGCGTGGTCAGATGTCGAGGAGCGCCGCTATGGGCGCAGCGTTCGCCGGCATCATCGGCGCACCCGAGCCATCGGCATGTCCGGACGCCTGCGCCGCCAGATCGAGGAGGAAGAGCGCGCCAATGAGTTGGCCCGCCAGTCCGGATTCATGGACCGCGGCAAGGTGGTGCGCACCACACCCACCGCCCCGGCGGAGGTGCTGTTTACCGCCCGCGCCCTGCTGACCAAGGAACGCTTCATCGTCGCCCTGCTGTTTAGCTTGCCCGTGCTGTTGGTCAGTTATTTCCCGCAGCTCCAGTTCGACTACTGGCAGTGGACGCTCATCTTCCTCTCGGCACCGGTGGTGTTCTACTCCGCCTGGCCTTTCCACCGCGCGATGCTCGGCGGCGTGCGCCGACACACCTCCGCGCTGGATGCGGCGAGCTCAGTGGCGGTGCTGTTGGCCTGGGCTTGGTCGGTGGCGATGATCGTGTTCACCGATGTCGGCGATCCCACGCATCGTTCGAACCCCCAGTGGGTCTCCCTTGACCCCACCCGCTTCGAGGATGGAGCCCTGTTCTTCGACGTCGCCTGCGGCATGACCGTGCTGCTCGTGGGCGGTCGGTTGTTTAGCTTGAAGACTCGGGCAAGCTACCTCGAGCAGCTTTCGCGCTATAAACTCGATCCGGGAACCCTAGTGACCGTGGTGCGCAAGAACCGCAAGACAGGCGAGGTCAAGCAGGTTGATATCCCGATCCAAAAACTCAACGTCGGCGATGACATTCTGGTCGAACCAGGTGAGATCATCCCCGTTGACGGCACGGTGATCGGCGGTTCCTCGGTCATTGATGCCACCGCGCTAGGCATTTCGCCGTACACGGCCAAGGTGCATTCCAAGGTCTATGCGGGCTGCATCAACGAAACCAAGAGGTTGAAGATCCGCGTTCACAACACCGGGCACCGGACCTGGCTGGCGGCGATCTATAGGTGGGTGCGCGCAGCCGCCCGCCATCAAAACGAATCCGACGGCCTCGCCATCAAAACCGCCTCGTTCCTCGTGCCCACCTCGCTAATCATCGCGGCGGCGGACTTTGCCATGTGGGCGCTGATCACCAACAACCTCAACCAGGCCTTCGCCACCGCGCTGGCGGTACTCGGATGTGTGGCGCCGGTGGCCTTGGCGGTTTCGGCTTCGCTGGCCACGAGGTTGGGTATCGAGAACGCTGCGCGCCGGGGCGTGCTTATCAATGAGGCCGAGGACGTTCACGCCCTCGATCAGATCGAGGCCGTCATCTTCAACCGTGTGGGAACCTTGTCGGCCGGTGAGATGGTGGTGGAAACCGTCACCGCTGACCGTGGCGAAGACCCCGACCTGGTGATCCGCGTGGCCGGTGCCGTGGCCATGGAGTCCGATCACCCGGTGTCACGGGCGTTGGTTCGTGCCGCCCGCGAGTCGCGCGATAAGGCCGCCGACAAGTCCATTCCTTCCTGGATCGAGGCCTCGCACTTTCGCTTCGATGAAGATGGCAACTTCCACGCGATGATCGAGCTTCCCATCACCAACCCAAGCGGTGAGACGGAAAAACGTACCGTGGAGGCGCTGCTGTGGCGCCCGCGCAACCTGTCCCAACTCGACGGCCGCCTGGCGGCGGCTGCCGTGTCCGGTGGCACGCCCATTGTCGTGCGCTGGAAGGGCAAGGACCGCGGGGTGATCACCCTCTATGACCACGCCAAGGATGACGCGAATGAGGCCGTCGACGAGCTGGAATCGATGGGTATTGAAACCATGATGCTCAGCCGTGATACCTACCCGGTGGCGCGGCGCTATGGTGACTACGTGGGCGTGTCCCACGTGCTGGCTGGCATTCAACCCGGTGACAAGCCACAGGCGGTGCGCTCAGTGCGCTCGCATGGTGTCAACATTGCGATGGTGGGCGATACCTCGGTCAACGCCTGCTTCCGCGTGGCTAACCTGGGCATTCTCATCGGCGCCATGGATACGATCGATAACCCTAGCGCGCTGGATCATCCGCAGTCGGACATTGTCTTGTTGGAGGGCAACGTCGCCCCGATCCCGTGGTTGTTTAAGTTCGGGCGCAAGCTGACCCGCCTGATCCGCTACAACATGGCCTTCGCCTGGGCCTATAACGTCGTGGCGATCATCGCGGCCTGCGCCGGGGTGCTGCATCCGATGATCGCCACCGTGGCGATGCTCGGCTCCTCGCTGGTGATCGAATTCCGCTCGAAGATCGCAAGCAACTACTAA
- the hemC gene encoding hydroxymethylbilane synthase → MSQTASTLLIGTRGSLLATTQSGHVRDWLAANGFASELHIVTTHGDVNMAPVERIGVGVFTQALREALEAGECDIAVHSFKDLPTEPDPRFHLVVPVRADARDCLVARDELTLSELPIGAKVGTGAPRRISQLKALRPDLEIVPLRGNIDTRMGKVTSGELDAVVLAFAGLSRVGRGDEATEVFDPSQVVPAPAQGALAIECRADDERARAAIDSIADAIAFAQAQAERVVLNRLEAGCTAPVAAHSFVNEEGELVAEATVVALDGSQAVRETATGRVEDCVAVGEKLAQTLIEMGATDILGATT, encoded by the coding sequence TTGAGTCAGACCGCATCCACCTTGCTAATTGGTACCCGTGGCAGCCTGTTGGCCACCACACAGTCCGGCCACGTTCGTGATTGGCTGGCGGCCAATGGCTTTGCCTCCGAGCTGCACATCGTCACCACCCACGGAGACGTCAACATGGCTCCCGTCGAGCGCATCGGTGTCGGCGTGTTTACCCAGGCCCTGCGCGAGGCCCTCGAAGCGGGCGAGTGCGACATCGCGGTCCACTCCTTCAAGGACCTTCCCACCGAGCCGGATCCTCGCTTCCACCTGGTTGTGCCGGTGCGTGCCGACGCCCGCGACTGTCTCGTGGCCCGGGATGAATTAACCCTGTCGGAACTGCCCATTGGTGCCAAGGTGGGCACCGGCGCACCGCGGCGGATCTCCCAGCTCAAGGCGCTGCGCCCCGATCTGGAGATCGTGCCTTTACGTGGCAACATCGACACGCGCATGGGGAAGGTGACAAGCGGCGAGCTCGACGCCGTGGTCCTAGCCTTTGCCGGGCTTTCTCGCGTCGGGCGCGGCGACGAAGCCACCGAGGTCTTTGACCCCAGCCAGGTCGTGCCCGCGCCCGCTCAAGGCGCACTCGCCATCGAGTGCCGTGCCGACGACGAACGCGCCCGCGCCGCCATCGACTCCATCGCCGATGCGATCGCTTTCGCACAGGCCCAGGCAGAGCGCGTCGTGCTCAACCGCCTGGAGGCGGGCTGTACCGCCCCGGTTGCAGCGCACTCCTTCGTCAACGAGGAAGGCGAGCTTGTGGCAGAGGCCACCGTCGTCGCCCTCGATGGCTCCCAGGCAGTGCGTGAGACCGCGACCGGACGAGTCGAGGACTGCGTTGCCGTGGGTGAAAAGCTTGCGCAGACGCTCATCGAGATGGGGGCTACGGACATCCTTGGCGCGACCACGTAG
- a CDS encoding glutamyl-tRNA reductase, producing MSVLVVGMSHRSAPVALLEQLSMDDTVRDSTAQQLVDSPSLTEAMIVSTCNRLEVYAMTSSFHSGVNDVVEVLHDISGVDMETLRGYLYVRYADAAAEHMMVVVSGMDSMVVGEQQIIGQVRTAYQHAIEIGTVGPALHGLVQASLHTGKRVHTETNIDDAGASMVSFALDEALTQMGLPTDMASSPLKGKVALVLGAGAMASLAATHLGRLGVSTLIIANRTRERAERLADHARQAGVDAEVVDFDERVATLSRVDIAVSATGANTFTIEGADVADVPAGHALMLIDLSMPRDIDDAAAMRQEVSLVNIEKLHAISREDSGSDGAAQRIVNEELAAYSSAQRVKDVAPAVSALRRHAAELVESELDRLKSKVPGISEEDFGEVQRTVRRVVDKLLHQPTVRVKELAANSGTVSYDSALQELFGLSEALPERSVKVDVDELPDAEIVALGVTDVERATAALRKH from the coding sequence GTGAGTGTGCTGGTTGTTGGAATGTCTCATCGTTCGGCACCGGTGGCGCTTCTGGAGCAGCTAAGCATGGATGACACCGTGCGCGATTCCACCGCACAGCAGTTGGTGGACAGCCCCTCGCTCACCGAAGCGATGATCGTGTCTACCTGTAACCGCCTCGAGGTCTACGCGATGACCTCCAGCTTCCACTCCGGCGTCAATGATGTCGTCGAGGTATTGCACGATATCTCGGGCGTGGACATGGAGACCCTGCGCGGCTACCTGTATGTCCGTTATGCCGACGCCGCCGCCGAGCACATGATGGTGGTGGTCTCCGGTATGGATTCGATGGTGGTCGGCGAGCAGCAGATCATCGGGCAGGTGCGCACCGCCTACCAGCACGCGATCGAGATCGGTACCGTGGGCCCGGCCCTGCACGGGCTGGTCCAGGCTTCCTTGCACACCGGCAAGCGCGTGCATACCGAGACCAATATCGATGACGCCGGCGCTTCGATGGTTTCCTTTGCCCTAGACGAGGCATTGACTCAGATGGGGCTGCCTACTGATATGGCGTCTTCCCCCCTCAAGGGCAAGGTTGCCTTGGTTCTCGGCGCTGGTGCGATGGCCTCGTTGGCGGCCACTCATCTGGGCAGACTGGGTGTTTCCACGTTGATCATTGCCAACCGCACCCGCGAGCGTGCCGAGCGTTTGGCCGATCACGCCCGCCAGGCCGGGGTCGATGCCGAGGTCGTGGACTTCGATGAGCGCGTGGCGACGTTGTCGCGGGTCGATATTGCGGTGTCGGCAACGGGCGCGAACACCTTTACCATCGAAGGCGCGGATGTTGCGGATGTGCCGGCAGGGCACGCGTTGATGCTCATCGATTTGTCCATGCCACGCGATATCGACGACGCGGCCGCGATGCGCCAGGAGGTTAGTTTGGTCAACATCGAGAAACTGCACGCGATTTCGCGCGAGGATTCCGGCTCCGATGGCGCCGCCCAGCGCATCGTCAACGAGGAGCTCGCCGCATATAGCTCCGCCCAGCGCGTGAAAGATGTTGCCCCGGCGGTGTCTGCTTTACGACGCCACGCTGCCGAACTCGTCGAGTCGGAGCTGGACCGCTTGAAATCCAAGGTGCCCGGCATCAGCGAAGAGGATTTCGGGGAGGTCCAGCGCACTGTACGCCGAGTGGTGGACAAGCTGTTGCACCAGCCGACGGTGCGCGTGAAGGAGCTGGCCGCCAACTCGGGGACCGTTTCCTATGATTCGGCCCTGCAGGAGTTGTTCGGCCTTAGCGAGGCCCTGCCGGAGCGTTCCGTCAAGGTCGACGTCGACGAGCTTCCCGATGCTGAAATCGTCGCCTTGGGGGTCACCGATGTTGAGCGTGCGACCGCGGCCCTGCGCAAGCACTAA